The DNA segment ATGAGCATCCAGACGAGGCATGTCCTGCCAACTGGAGGCCTGGTAAGAAGACACTCAAACCGGGACCAGACATTACTGGAAAGGTTGGTGAGGTTATTACTATTGATGAGATTCTGTCTTAGTTTCCTTGGGGGCTATGTCCCCCTTTAAAACCAAAAAGAAGTATTCTGCTTTTCTATTCGTTTTTCTGTTCCAGCATCTTATTCCTATTCTTGTTGCATATCTCTTAATGTAAATTTTCCTCTTAGAGATAATCATACTTCCTTTCTTTTCGGCCTTTACCCATCCATTCTTCGTCCCGTAAATCCAGCAGTTTTTGTAGTTTTCTGCCTCTTCTATCCAAAAAATTGGTTTAAAGGAATTCCTCTCTACAAGGCCGTAATCTGGATAGTGTTTGACAACAGGTAAAGGTTCAATCTTTAAGTCCTCCAAAAAGTTTTTAAATCCCGATTGACTTCCAACAATTGCCATTCGGGGAACCAAGTAGGACTTGCCGTTGTAGGCGCCTCTGTCCTGTGTCATTAGGAGCTTATATCCGGCACTTTCAAAAAACTTAACGCTTAACTTATCGTAGTTTCCGTAGGGAAATGCTAAAAATTCCGGTTTTCTTTTAAAAATTCTGAAAAATTTCCTCTCGGAGAGACTCTTTTCCTTTTTTAAAACCTTTAAGAATTCCTCCTCTGTAAGCTTAATCCTCAATTTCCCTAAATCTAGATGGCTGTAGAGGTGATTTTCAAAATCAACAAGTCCCGATTTCTCCATCTCCTTTAAATCACTCAACGTCAAAAAGTCGGGATAGCTTCCTACTGCTTCCATATACAGAAAAACTGTAAAGGGAAAGCCTAAATCCTTTAGGATTTTAAAGGCCTTTAAGGTTGTTTTGTATCCATCGTCAATCGTTATAACTACCGTTTTTGGAGGAATCCCCTTCCCCGAATGGACTTCTCTGTAGAGCTCCCTTAAACTAACAACCCTATATCCATTTTTCTTTAAATATTCCATTTCCCTTTTAAAGTCTTCCAAACTTACAGACGTTGATGGGTACCTTTTATCTCCAAACCTGTGGAATATAAAGACGGTTGCGTAACCGTTATTCTGAAAGCTGTAAGCTACTTGAAGCAAGCTCAATGCTATCAAAACGCTGAAGGTTATTCTTAACAATAATCTTCCAAACAAGCTCTTCATACTCCTCCCTCTTTGTTGAGTAGAGATCCAAACTCTTCACGAGTGTGTGAATATCTGCTCCTTCTGCCCGGAGCTCCCTAAACCTCCTGTAAGCCCAACTAACGTTGAGATTGTAGATGTAGTCCCTAATGGAATCAAGTAAATTATCGTAAACCTTTAAACAGGCATTTGAATCCTTAGCCTTTATACACCTTGCCCCTTTAAAAGAGTAAACACCGAAGATATTGTTTGCCTCCGTAAAGAACCTTGAGGTTCCCCATCCGCTCTCTATAGCTCCCTGTGCAAGTATCAAGCTTGGTGGAACTGTATTTACCCTCCTTAAAAGCTCATCTATGTTTTCCGCTCTGTACTTCTTCATGAGAAAGGACAACCTTTCCCTTTCTAAATCTGACAATTTAGCCTTCTTTGCAACTTTAATTATGAACTCTCTCTCGTTTAAAACTTCCCTGTTTGCCATCTTAATCAAGGGTAAGAGAATTCTTACAAACTCCTTTTTTCTCTCGCTAATAGGTAAACCCTTTAAACTAACGTGACTTGGAATCTCAATGGGCTTTAGAATCACCTTTTTCTCGTGTAATACTTGATATCCGTCAGCTCCCTTCTCTATTTGAAACAGCGAATTTGCTAAAACTCCAAGAACAAATCCTAAGAAAATAAACAGCCAAACCTTTTTCACCTTCACCTCCAAATTTCCTACGGGAAATTTAGATGCTTTGATATACTTGTCAGGAAAAAAGGAAAGGAGGTTTTGCATGTCTGCAATCAAACTTACGGCTCCCATAACCGATGATTCCGTCCTTGAAAAACTGAAGGCCGGAGATTTGGTTCTTATTTCCGGTGTTATCTATACAGCAAGGGACGCTGCTCACAAAAGGATAGTTGAGGCTTTAGATAGAGGAGAGGAACCACCCTTCGACCTTAAGGGCCAAATCATTTACTATGCGGGTCCTGCCCCTGCAAAGCCTGGAAGACCCATAGGTTCTGTAGGACCAACCACGAGCTATAGAATGGACCCTTATGCTCCAAGACTTTTGGAAGTAGGACTAAAGGGTATGATTGGAAAGGGCTCAAGGAGTAAGGAGGTTATTGAGGCAATAAAGAAGTTTAAGGGTGTTTACTTTGGAGCAGTAGGAGGAGCTGCTGCGTACTTAGCAAGGTGTGTAAAGTCTGCAGAGGTTATCGCCTACGAAGACCTCGGACCTGAGGCAGTTAGGCGTTTAGTCGTTGTTGACTTTCCAGCGTTCGTTGTTAACGATATATATGGAAACGACCTCTACAAAATGGGTAGGTGTAAGTACTCTGAAACTGAGGACCCTGAGCTCATAGTTTGTTAAATTTCTGTTAAAATTCCGTTACAAAACACTAACAGTAAGGGAGAGCCCATTGGAAACTTATTTGGTTCTCTTCGTCTTCTTTATTGTGGCACTTTCTATTGCTCTTTTAGTACCAAACGTCAGTTTAATAACTAACAGATTTTTAAAAATTGATAAAAACAATCCAGACAAGTTTGAACCCTACGAGTGTGGAATTCCAAGGATAAAGCCTCTGACAGGCCACTACTTCGCCTTCTTCTACATTTTAGCTCTGGTATTTCTCCTGTTTGACTTGGAAACCATCTTTCTATTCCCTTGGGCAGTTTCATTTAGGGAACTTGGAGTCTTTGGGGTTGTTGAAGCCTTTGTATTTGTTGGAATACTCCTTGTAGGATTTTTTTACGCTATAGCAAAGGGAGCTCTAAGATGGGACTAAAGAACGGCATATTCCTGACAAAACTTCAGGACTTAATAAACTGGGGAAGAAAAGGAGCTCTCTGGCCCCTCGCCTTTGCTACTGCCTGCTGCGGAATAGAGATGATGGCTGCAGCAGCTTCAAGGTACGACTTCGATAGGTTTGGTGTCATATTCAGGAATACTCCGAGGCAGTGCGACCTTTTAATAATGTGTGGAACGATAAGCCGAAAGATGGCTCCAATAATAAAGAGGCTCTGGGACCAGATGCCAGACCCTAAGTGGTCCATTGCAAT comes from the Balnearium lithotrophicum genome and includes:
- a CDS encoding polysaccharide deacetylase family protein, which gives rise to MKSLFGRLLLRITFSVLIALSLLQVAYSFQNNGYATVFIFHRFGDKRYPSTSVSLEDFKREMEYLKKNGYRVVSLRELYREVHSGKGIPPKTVVITIDDGYKTTLKAFKILKDLGFPFTVFLYMEAVGSYPDFLTLSDLKEMEKSGLVDFENHLYSHLDLGKLRIKLTEEEFLKVLKKEKSLSERKFFRIFKRKPEFLAFPYGNYDKLSVKFFESAGYKLLMTQDRGAYNGKSYLVPRMAIVGSQSGFKNFLEDLKIEPLPVVKHYPDYGLVERNSFKPIFWIEEAENYKNCWIYGTKNGWVKAEKKGSMIISKRKIYIKRYATRIGIRCWNRKTNRKAEYFFLVLKGDIAPKETKTESHQ
- a CDS encoding glucosaminidase domain-containing protein — protein: MKKVWLFIFLGFVLGVLANSLFQIEKGADGYQVLHEKKVILKPIEIPSHVSLKGLPISERKKEFVRILLPLIKMANREVLNEREFIIKVAKKAKLSDLERERLSFLMKKYRAENIDELLRRVNTVPPSLILAQGAIESGWGTSRFFTEANNIFGVYSFKGARCIKAKDSNACLKVYDNLLDSIRDYIYNLNVSWAYRRFRELRAEGADIHTLVKSLDLYSTKREEYEELVWKIIVKNNLQRFDSIELASSSLQLSE
- a CDS encoding Fe-S-containing hydro-lyase encodes the protein MSAIKLTAPITDDSVLEKLKAGDLVLISGVIYTARDAAHKRIVEALDRGEEPPFDLKGQIIYYAGPAPAKPGRPIGSVGPTTSYRMDPYAPRLLEVGLKGMIGKGSRSKEVIEAIKKFKGVYFGAVGGAAAYLARCVKSAEVIAYEDLGPEAVRRLVVVDFPAFVVNDIYGNDLYKMGRCKYSETEDPELIVC
- a CDS encoding NADH-quinone oxidoreductase subunit A — encoded protein: METYLVLFVFFIVALSIALLVPNVSLITNRFLKIDKNNPDKFEPYECGIPRIKPLTGHYFAFFYILALVFLLFDLETIFLFPWAVSFRELGVFGVVEAFVFVGILLVGFFYAIAKGALRWD
- a CDS encoding NADH-quinone oxidoreductase subunit B, which gives rise to MGLKNGIFLTKLQDLINWGRKGALWPLAFATACCGIEMMAAAASRYDFDRFGVIFRNTPRQCDLLIMCGTISRKMAPIIKRLWDQMPDPKWSIAIGSCAISGNIFQTYSTLRGLDCIIPVDVYVPGCAPKPEAFYEALILLQEKIRRDRPIIVGEEK